From Alloacidobacterium dinghuense:
AGAGCTCAGTGACGAGCAGATGGCTCGCGCGGTTGAAGTCGCGCACCGCGCGGGACGCAAAGTCATGGCGCACGCTGAAGGCACGATTGGCATCAAGGCCGCGATCCGCGCAGGCGTCGACTCGATCGAGCATGGGACCATGCTCGACGATGAGGGCGCGCAGATGATGGCGCAGCGTGGGACGTGGCTTGTGCCTACACTCTACTGCTTCCAGCATGACCTCGAAACCGGCCTGTCGAAAGGGCGCGATCCGCGCAGCATGGCGAAAGGCATCGACATCGTCAAGGAGCAGGGACCGGCGTTTCGGCGGGCTCTCAAGTACCACCTGAAGATCGCCTACGGCGTCGACGATGCCGACGTTGATGAGTCCGTGTCGAAGGAGTTTGGAGCACTGGTGCGGGGCGGCATGACTCCGCTTGAAGCGCTGCAGGCAGCGACGATCAATGGTGCAACGCTGCTCTCGCTCGACAAGGACATGGGAACGATTGAGCCGGGTAAATACGCCGATCTGGTTGCGGTGTCAGGCGATCCGCTGACAGATATCACCGTGATGGAGCGTGTTGCGTGGGTGATGAAGAGTGGATCGGTTGTGAAGCCGCTGGCGCAATAATCATGCAGCTGCAATGCACTGCGCTATCATGGTCTCTCTGTCAGTTCCGGCACGGAGGATTGCATGGCTTTCTCCCGTCGCAGTTTCATCGGCGCTTCCGCAGCGAGTCTCGTCGCCGCAGGCTCGCTCGACTTCCTCTCAACTCCGCATCTCAGCGCGCAATCGCCTCTCACTCCTGATGAAGCTCTCAGGGAGTTGGTGGATGGCAACGAACGCTTCGCCGCTGGACGCATGACCAGCATTGAGCATGATCTCAAAGTGCTCAAGGAACGCACCGTCGACAAGCAGGAGCCCTACGCGGCCGTGCTTGCCTGTGCCGATTCCCGCGTGCCGGTGGAACTTATCTTCGACCAGACGATCGGGCACGTCTTCGTCACGCGCGTTGCGGGGAACCTCGCCACAACCGAGATCATCGCCAGCCTTGAATACGGCGCTGCTGTGCTTGGAACCAAGGTAATTCTCGTTCTCGGCCATGCCAACTGCGGCGCGGTAAAAGCGGCGATTCAGGGCAAAGATGCGCCTGGCCAGATCAGCGCGCTCTTCCCGCATATTCAGCCAGCGATCGATCAGGCAGGCTCCGATCTTGCTACCGTCACGAAGGCAAACGCTCAGGTTCAGGCGAAACTGCTGAGCGAGGCATCGACCGTGATCGCCCCGATGGTCAAGGAGGGCAAGGTGAAGGTTGTTGCCGGAGTTTACGACATAGGAACTGGGAAAGTGACGCTGGCCTGAAGCTACAGTTTCTCCGGCGCAGGGCCGTATTGCTTGAGCAGATCGTCGATGTTCTGCGCCTTCTTCGAGCGCCACGTCTCTTCGCCCCATTTCTTCGCTTCAGGCGAGTCATCGCCTTGCAGTTCCTGATACACGAAGCTGAGGACGCGGTCGGTTGGTTCTTCGACCCAGGTGTTTCCTTGTCCTTGTACGCGCGAGGCGCCGCGCTCCCAGCCGCGAGGCGTCAGATGCCATTCGGTCCACTCTTTGCGGATTGCCATAGCGGAATCATTGTTACGCATTTTGCGCGTTTTGGGCAGCTTCCCAGAGAAACAATCGTAGACAATCAAAATATGATCCTCGAGACCTTTCCTGTTGGCATGCTGCAATGCAACTGCACGATCCTCGGAGATGAGACGACCGGCGAGGCGATGGTGATCGATCCGGGTGACAACATCCCACAAATTGTTGCGCGTCTCGAAAAACATCGGCTCAAGTTGAAGCAGATTGTGGTCACGCATGCGCACATCGATCATGTTGGCGGCGCGTTGAAACTCAAGCAGCAGACCGGTGCGCCCATTTTTCTGAACCAGAATGATCTGCCGTTGCTGGAGATGATGGAGATGCAGGCGGGGTGGCTGGGAACTGCTACTCCCGAGGTGGCGCCGCCGGACGCGAGCGCCGATGACCACCTTGTCGTCGGACTGGAGAGGTATCCGGCGACGGTGCTGCATACTCCGGGACATACGCCCGGGAGCATTTGCCTGCACTTCGCTCCGCTGAACCTGCTGGTGGCTGGCGATACGCTCTTTGCCGGGTCCATCGGGCGGACTGACCTTCCGGGTGGGGACTATGGGAAGATTCTGCGGTCGATCCGCGACCGGTTGCTACCGCTTCCGGATGAAACGCAGGTCATTCCGGGACATGGGCCAGCGACGACGATCGGGGAAGAACGCGATTCGAATCCTTTCCTGCAGGGGTAAACCCCCTCCCCCTCCCCGCCCTTCTTCCGGTTCCTTATTTTTCAACAATTTAGCGGGGGATAATCCCCCGCTATCCTGCTGATTCTGTTTGGGTTATGTCGTTTCTAGTGTTTTCAACAACTTAGCGAGGGGTCTTCGTTTCTGTAAATGGAAAAGCCCGCTCATGGCGGGCTTTTTGCTTCCTATTTCAAGGATAGCAGTTTCGGCGAAATAACACGCCAAGTCTCTTGTGAGTACAGAAAGTAAGCTGCACTGGTGGGATATGGCGGGCGGGCGCGTGAAACAGCGGGATTGACGCGGGCGCGGGGCATTTTTCCACAGCATTTCGGACTGGAACCGATACAGGCTTTGCACTGCACCGAGATGGAACTTGGCACTTGGATTTCGACGCTAAGTGACTGATTTCCCGTCCGGCTGCGTGCCAAATCCGAGTGCCATGAGTGCCACGGTGATTTTCGGCCGGTCCGCAAACGGTGGAAAACTCGTGATTCCCGCCACCGATGCGGGTAAAACCGCCTCCGGGCATCCAAGTGCCACGCCCGATCCGGCGCTCCGAAGGCGAAAATCCAAGTGCCATGCCGGACATACTAAAAATCATAGATTCGCCTCGAAAATATTCTCGGGAGGGTACTTGACAGGGTCCAGAATCGCCCTCGGAACGCAGCCTATCAGCATCTAAAACCTCTTCTCCAGGCCGCTCTTTTCGTGCAGATCCTCGCAGTATTTTACAAAGGCATCATAGTTGATGCGCCACGGGCTGCGCGCCACACCTGGGCGCACTTTGTAAGACATCAGCGTTCCGTCCTGACACATGCGCTCTATGGTGTCACGCGAGACGTCGAGGATCTCGGCAGCACGCTCGACGCTGATGGTGACCCTCGGACTCCAGGGCAGCAGTAATTGGTCAGGGATACGAAGCTTCATGTCTTACTCCACCTTCAGATTCGGAACAATGCGCAGATGGCGGAGGAAGTCATCGTCTGAAGGAACAGCAGCGTTATCAACTTGTCGCTCGACATAGATCTCTATCTCTGCCTTGACGCCGACGTCAATGCCGTGAGCGTCTGCGTGCTCGATCGCTTTGGCCCACTCGGCACTATCGCTGAGCGCCTTGTTAAATGCATGGAGCAACAAATCGGCTATCTCTCGTGTGGTCATGCGCTCTGTCTCCTGTAAGCCGTCTCGTCCTTCCAGAGACCGCGCGCCTGGGCCATGCCCTTCAGCGCCCACCATACGCGATTTGCTTCGCGCAGCGTGCGGATGCTCGGATTGGACTTCTTTCCCAGCGGTGAGCGAGGCGAGCGCAGCCATCCTTCGAACTGCGCCTGGCTCCATCCAAGCACGTCGAGCGCGCGTTGAATGCGCGCCAGCTCTTCGGGGCCGACGAGCGTCACGCTGCTGTCGTCGCTGCCCTTGCGCCCTTCCGTGCCGGCACGCCGCGCGCGCTCGCGATCCATACGCTTCGACGTGGCCGGAGCCTTCACGCCGAGCTGCGCCTGGGTGACATCGATGAGATGGCGCGCGTCCTCGAAGGTGAGTTCACTGAAGGAAGAAATCTTGCGGCGCACGAGCTGCGAAGCCCATTCCAGGCGTGCTTCGCGGCCGCCGTTGCCGCCGTCAAAGGTATGACGAGCTAACTGCCCATAGAGCACCTGCAGCCGCTTCATCTGACCTGTAGTTATCTTCGTTTCCATGACTCACTCCAACTTAGATCAACTTACTAACTTGACTTATAACTGCGTTATACCTTCTACCGGGCCAGAGGCCGTCCAGGTTTGCGAAGATTCTTGCCGCAATGCGGGCAAGTTGGCGGCTTCCGTCCGTTGATCTCCCTGAAGTCCTTCATCCGGCAACTGTCGCTGCAGAAGCGGTCTCTGTTTCTTTTTACGGGCTTGCCGCATCCGGCTCTTTGACACACGCGTAGGTACATGGGGTTTGCGCCCACCGTTTGATCCCTTCTCCTTCAGCTTGCTTTCGTGCATGGATGCGCCGAGTATTCCGTAGCCGGCGATGTCTCGATAGGGTGATTCGCCCAGGGCGTCGCGGTCGGTTGCAATGCGTTGCAGCTTGTCAAAGACCCGCGTGATGAGCAGCGCGTCGTCGAATTGCTCAGGGCGAATCCCATCGGGATACAGCAGGCGCAGGAAGGCACCGGACTTGGCAAAGCTGCTGCCATAAGCGGCGTTCTTCTTCTCGACCAGCGCGCCGATCTCGGTGGCGATGTGGAGGAACTGCTTCACGCTTGCGCTCCTGAGAATTTCCAGTGAATGATGTCGCCCTCGAAAGGTAGCCGACCGTTCCAGAACTTCATCATGTCGACATAGCTGGCAAAGCCATCAGCAGCAGCGAGCGCCTCACGCTCATCGCTATGAAGACGCTCGCCGTCTATAAAAATCGAGCCTGTTGAATCAATAACAATGTCCTGCACTTTTGTGCAGACCGGCTCCATCAGTCGTTCGCAAAATTTAGTACGCATCCCACAGAAGAGATAAAGGCGTTCACCGGGCTTCGTGCAGCGCTTGCGTTTTGCCCGAATGGTGTGACGTTTGCGGCCGCTGAGGATCATCGGCTTGAACTGTTGCTTGAAGTTGAAAGCAGCCATCACAGCAAACCCTCCTCGTGCAGTAACCGAAGATCGAGCGAATCGAGCGCCGAGCCGTTATCCTTGCGCTTTTTCGCGCGCTCCAGAAACCATGCGCGTACATCATCTTTCGATTCGACTTCGGCGGATTGCATGCCAACCGTCGCTTCGGAGCTGACCTTCTTCGGAAGACGGAAGCGATCGAGCGGCCCATTCTTGTAGCGCAGCAGATCGCGGAACCAGCGATAGATGCCTTCGCCTGGTGCGTGGTCATCGCTGGTGAGCCGATGCTGCAGGCACTGGTCGATTATGCCGACGCTGATCGATGGATGCGCGCGCAGGAACGCCCCAACGCATCCCGCCTCGGCCGCGCCCCACGGAAGGTCCGGCGTATCGGGATTCTCAACGGACCAATAGGCCGCGAGCAAGCTCTTCACCGTCGCGTGGCGATGATCGGAAGGTTCCTTACGTGGGCGGCGTGGGGACATGCCCTATCGT
This genomic window contains:
- a CDS encoding carbonic anhydrase — its product is MAFSRRSFIGASAASLVAAGSLDFLSTPHLSAQSPLTPDEALRELVDGNERFAAGRMTSIEHDLKVLKERTVDKQEPYAAVLACADSRVPVELIFDQTIGHVFVTRVAGNLATTEIIASLEYGAAVLGTKVILVLGHANCGAVKAAIQGKDAPGQISALFPHIQPAIDQAGSDLATVTKANAQVQAKLLSEASTVIAPMVKEGKVKVVAGVYDIGTGKVTLA
- a CDS encoding MBL fold metallo-hydrolase produces the protein MILETFPVGMLQCNCTILGDETTGEAMVIDPGDNIPQIVARLEKHRLKLKQIVVTHAHIDHVGGALKLKQQTGAPIFLNQNDLPLLEMMEMQAGWLGTATPEVAPPDASADDHLVVGLERYPATVLHTPGHTPGSICLHFAPLNLLVAGDTLFAGSIGRTDLPGGDYGKILRSIRDRLLPLPDETQVIPGHGPATTIGEERDSNPFLQG
- a CDS encoding excisionase family DNA-binding protein, which codes for MKLRIPDQLLLPWSPRVTISVERAAEILDVSRDTIERMCQDGTLMSYKVRPGVARSPWRINYDAFVKYCEDLHEKSGLEKRF
- a CDS encoding ASCH domain-containing protein, with protein sequence MAAFNFKQQFKPMILSGRKRHTIRAKRKRCTKPGERLYLFCGMRTKFCERLMEPVCTKVQDIVIDSTGSIFIDGERLHSDEREALAAADGFASYVDMMKFWNGRLPFEGDIIHWKFSGAQA